The genomic DNA actattttgaaagttaaaaaacacatattttctataaaatcatatgaagtgcatcaaagttttaaaatacgattaaaaaatgtttttttatattcctcttagtttaagatatattgctaggtttatttttttttgttttcttctcttttttggaacgaaatattgctaggtttagttataatttttaatccttgtaataaaaatttagatagaaaataaaaaaatcaatgtttttccaaaaaataaaaataaaaaatcaattttttttatatagaaaaatctttaaagtacatatttgaattaaatttaaaaaatagttatttttatagcattatatgttgaatcaaaAACTGAATATAGcattatatgttgaatcacaaactgaatataatgattattattctaaaataaatgtattacaattttgttggatgtaagtgagaagtaaaaaaaattgatttgataattatattacaaaaatttcattcctgagaacatttcaaattttaagaataaaataaatatatgtgaatttgtaagaactaatcaaacatctaaagtaaagaattaagtgttttctttagcttgatttccttattatgagatggttataaccaaaatattattatggtcatcaaaattttattatacatattagaatacatatgtattttaaatcaaaataatatacaaaaaaaagaagaagtacataaaacaaagaaaaaataaaattcaaaacaatgtaaaatatatagtaaacaaataaatataatcaaactcttattTGGGTTTTCAACTTAtgcaaaaacattataaaaaaacaaagaaaatatttaggatttgggatatggtggaggaggatgtgagaataattatttataggataaaaagtgatggaagttacatttctaaaataattaaattagaagagttacaattataattaatagtgtgtttaaatgaaaatgaatggaggataaaaagtcaattcacaatttatgtaatttcagttacagtTTAGTAGTAAAGAATGAATTTAAAGTAtgtattaatgtatataattaaatgtgttgtttaattaaaaataaataataaatttttaaaaattaaatgtcaaaTGGACGaataagaagagagtgaaacatTTGAAATATGAGGCCATGAAGGTTAATGGGTTATAGTGAGATATGTGTCTTTCTTTTAGTAGATAATACTGAAATTGATGTATCAAAGATAACTatttgagagttacaaaagtgCAAATCATTGcatattaatacatttttaacatgttctattatattaaattaaattcattgagaacactactatgatattattatgtgagttacaaacaaattttatacttttccaactcctaaaattaaaacccatttaaTTAAATGTGAGTGGGTGGGTCTATAATTTGATTCAAAGTataatatgttacacattgatcgtttaaaatgaataagaacatctaattctcaaataaacttgatttttttgttaaacccaacatatatgaatttaaatttaaatatggaaatttaaaaaataaatatggaaatttaaaaaataaatatgaatagattagaaaggtaagaaatacaaaagaaatattttatttttgcatttagAATCAGacaatgataaatatatataatactttctaaattaaaatatagaatcaaactcttacaacacatatgagatataacaacatttgatattggtgggagaggaggagagaatgatttacttataagatgataatccaaattagataatggagatgaatctttaaaaataagaacaatgtaatatatatatatatatcatgtagtctctaaaattaaaatttagaattaaaattttacaatgatatttcatttggatttttgtaacccatacaacaaaaataaaaaatcgaaaagaaaaaaaaatgatttgaggtattgtggaagagaatgagaaaagtggaagagaatgagagaatatgaaaatgataaagtaaaaaaatgccaatatgagagaataagagaatgaaataatgtttatttatatgataagaattgatggaagttgtgaagtgaccttagtgcagtgaccaaaggtaagtccttaatgcacaaggcaccatcacacaaGGGATCGAGTTCCGCTCTCTACGAATATAGGGATTAGGGtaatgggccggcctgttgtggcccaatggttgaccaCAAAAAATTGATGGAAATTATATTTAGAGttatgaaaattacaattataatttattgtgtttgaataaaattgagtggtgaaatatgattaatgcataatttattttattttcagttacaatttattttaatgtgtgagttaaatgttttatattaattggatcttaaatattgtttaaagcaattaaaaaattagaaaaaaaattaaaaaaaaaaaagaaaatattaaaaaaaatcaactaataagtaaaaaccaaaaccttacttttatgtatatgattttcaTACATTGACCACTCCACCACTCCATGGCTTGGACTGTTGGACAATTTAGTATCCACTGTTCGTACATTTGGTGAATTATTACTCTTGTAGACTGTAGAAATATAAAGATTCCTTTCTAGTCGTCTATCAAAGGGTGTGGCTTCTGTCCATTCAAATTAAATCTGATTGCCCATAATCAAGGAGTTTTCGTCTCAGAACTCCCTAAAACATTTCTGACAATCTCAAAAGTCCCTCTCTATTTTggcatttatttttgatttttttttaaaatcgagAATGTGTTGTTTTACACTCTTGTCCATagaaaaattagatatttacaaaaaataccTGGGTAGTATCCACCCAAAAAACTGAATCGGATctaagacccaaaaaaaaactgaatcggtttttttttaaaaaaaaactgtaaattaaAACGAGACTCAAATTAAAactgctctctctctcgtcactcttctctttcttcggGAAATTCGAATCGATTTGGGTAAAACtgtagaactagggttttctcgttttcattcaatcaaccaaaaatagagtaagaagatggtgaaaacaagGGGGGGTCTTGTGAGGAGGAGNagaagaagaagaagaagaagaagaagaagaagaagaagaagaagaagaagaagaagaagaagaagaagaagaagaagaagaagaagaagaagaagaagaagaagaagaagaagaagaagaagaagaagaagaagaagaagaagaagaagaagaagaagaagaagaagaagaagaagaagaagaagaagaagaagaagaagaagaagaagaagaagaagaagaagaagaagaagaagaagaagaagaagaagaagaagaagaagaagaagaagaagaagaagaagaagaagaagaagaagaagaagaagaagaagaagaagaagaagaagaagaagaagaagaagaagaagaagaagaagaagaagaagaagaagaagaagaagaagaagaagaagaagaagaagaagaagaagaagaagaagaagaagaagaagaagaagaagaagaagaagaagaagaagaagaagaagaagaagaagaagaagaagaagaagaagaagaagaagaagaagaagaagaagaagaagaagaagaagaagaagaagaagaagaagaagaagaagaagaagaagaagaagaagaagaagaagaagaagaagaagaagaagaagaagaagaagaagaagaagaagaagaagaagaagaagaagaagaagaagaagaagaagaagaagaagaagaagaagaagaagaagaagaagaagaagaagaagaagaagaagaagaagaagaagaagaagaagaagaagaagaagaagaagaagaagaagaagaagaagaagaagaagaagaagaagaagaagaagaagaagaagaagaagaagaagaagaagaagaagaagaagaagaagaagaagaagaagaagaagaagaagaagaagaagaagaagaagaagaagaagaagaagaagaagaagaagaagaagaagaagaagaagaagaagaagaagaagaagaagaagaagaagaagaagaagaagaagaagaagaagaagaagaagaagaagaagaagaagaagaagaagaagaagaagaagaagaagaagaagaagaagaagaagaagaagaagaagaagaagaagaagaagaagaagaagaagaagaagaagaagaagaagaagaagaagaagaagaagaagaagaagaagaagaagaagaagaagaagaagaagaagaagaagaagaagaagaagaagaagaagaagaagaagaagaagaagaagaagaagaagaagaagaagaagaagaagaagaagaagaagaagaagaagaagaagaagaagaagaagaagaagaagaagaagaagaagaagaagaagaagaagaagaagaagaagaagaagataaggagggAAGTTCAAACTCGGCAGGTAACTCGAGAAGGAGTACAAGCGAAAGTGAGATGGAGCACGAGGAGGACAACAATGCAAGTGTAAGTACAACAAGTCTGTGTCATTCGTTCggaatatgaagaagaagaagaagaaaacaaatcggaagaagaagaagaagaagaacaaatcggaagaagaagaagaagaaaacgatgaaggagaagaatcggaagaagaagaagaagaagaagaagaagaagaagaagaagaagaagaagaagaagaagaagaagaagaagaagaagaagaagaagaagaagaagaagaagaagaagaagaagaagaagaagaagaagaagaagaagaagaagaagaagaagaagaagaagaagaagaagaagaagaagaagaagaagaagaagaagaagaagaagaagaagaagaagaagaagaagaagaagaagaagaagaagaagaagaagaagaagaagaagaagaagaagaagaagaagaagaagaagaagaagaagaagaagaagaagaagaagaagaagaagaagaagaagaagaagaagaagaagaagaagaagaagaagaagaagaagaagaagaagaagaagaagaagaagaagataaggagggAAGTTCAAACTCGGCAGGTAACTCGAGAAGGAGTACAAGCGAAAGTGAGATGGAGCACGAGGAGGACAACAATGCAAGTGTAAGTACAACAAGTCTGTGTCATTCGTTCGGAATATGAAAACTCATTGGAATTTGAAATCGATCAAGTAGAAATGGTAGAACTGGTGCAACTATtgggtgtagaactagtagaactggtgCAACTATCGGGTgtagaactggtacaactaggtgatgtagaactggtacaactagttGTTGTATAACTGGTATAACTCATGTAAAACTGATATTGTTGCAGGAATCGGAGGAGGAAACAGAAGCGATGCAACCTTTAGGAATGCACTTCAATTCTAGTcagtacaacaagaaaatcaagctatCGACAAGGTGTCATATTTTAGAAACTTTGGAAACGCTGGATAAATTAGAGCACTCACTGACTAGTTCCTGAGAGGGATTGGTTTGAGAAACATCCACAATTCAAGCACATTTTCCACATGCCAAGGGAACCAAACCACAAGCTTATGGGAATGTGGTTGCTCTTACTTCGAACggctaaaatcgaaaaaaagaaggaagcatgGTTTGTTGTGAATGGTGTTCCAATCCGGTATGGTCTGAGAGAACATGCTTTGATGTCTGGATTAGATTGTCGGTGCTATCCACTTGATTACAAGGAAGCCGGCGGTATCGAGTTTCGAAGGAAGtattttttacgaaaaaaaaagattacacttCAAGATGTGAGGGGAAAGCTAATGGTAATGCAACCANNNNNNNNNNNNNNNNNNNNNNNNNNNNNNNNNNNNNNNNNNNNNNNNNNNNNNNNNNNNNNNNNNNNNNNNNNNNNNNNNNNNNNNNNNNNNNNNNNNNNNNNNNNNNNNNNNNNNNNNNNNNNNNNNNNNNNNNNNNNNNNNNNNNNNNNNNNNNNNNNNNNNNNNNNNNNNNNNNNNNNNNNNNNNNNNNNNNNNNNNNNNNNNNNNNNNNNNNNNNNNNNNNNNNNNNNNNNNNNNNNNNNNNNNNNNNNNNNNNNNNNNNNNNNNNNNNNNNNNNNNNNNNNNNNNNNNNNNNNNNNNNNNNNNNNNNNNNNNNNNNNNNNNNNNNNNNNNNNNNNNNNNNNNNNNNNNNNNNNNNNNNNNNNNNNNNNNNNNNNNNNNNNNNNNNNNNNNNNNNNNNNNNNNNNNNNNNNNNNNNNNNNNNNNNNNNNNNNNNNNNNNNNNNNNNNNNNNNNNNNNNNNNNNNNNNNNNNNNNNNNNNNNNNNNNNNNNNNNNNNNNNNNNNNNNNNNNNNNNNNNNNNNNNNNNNNNNNNNNNNNNNNNNNNNNNNNNNNNNNNNNNNNNNNNNNNNNNNNNNNNNNNNNNNNNNNNNNNNNNNNNNNNNNNNNNNNNNNNNNNNNNNNNNNNNNNNNNNNNNNNNNNNNNNNNNNNNNNNNNNNNNNNNNNNNNNNNNNNNNNNNNNNNNNNNNNNNNNNNNNNNNNNNNNNNNNNNNNNNNNNNNNNNNNNNNNNNNNNNNNNNNNNNNNNNNNNNNNNNNNNNNNNNNNNNNNNNNNNNNNNNNNNNNNNNNNNNNNNNNNNNNNNNNNNNNNNNNNNNNNNNNNNNNNNNNNNNNNNNNNNNNNNNNNNNNNNNNNNNNNNNNNNNNNNNNNNNNNNNNNNNNNNNNNNNNNNNNNNNNNNNNNNNNNNNNNNNNNNNNNNNNNNNNNNNNNNNNNNNNNNNNNNNNNNNNNNNNNNNNNNNNNNNNNNNNNNNNNNNNNNNNNNNNNNNNNNNNNNNNNNNNNNNNNNNNNNNNNNNNNNNNNNNNNNNNNNNNNNNNNNNNNNNNNNNNNNNNNNNNNNNNNNNNNNGTGTTGTatagtttttactatttgaggCAATTCCAATTTTGGCGAACACTTACGTTGACCAAGTTCCTGAGGCGGATGCAAGTTGTCCTAGGATGTGCAGGAGGAAATTTAAGAATACCGGTCAGAAAGGTTTTCCTCTAAAGAATATAGGAAATACACTTGGTACAACAACGGTTAGTTATCCTAGCAATTGCCATTATTAATCATTTGAATAAATTGGTTTGTAATGTATCTAAAGTAGGTCGTTTACACAGGCAATTGCTAGTGTGATCCctcatattgatgaagaaattcctcTTCTCGATTTAATcatggaagaagctgaggaagacgATACCCATGATGTCGTAGTTGNNNNNNNNNNNNNNNNNNNNNNNNNNNNNNNNNNNNNNNNNNNNNNNNNNNNNNNNNNNNNNNNNNNNNNNNNNNNNNNNNNNNNNNNNNNNNNNNNNNNNNNNNNNNNNNNNNNNNNNNNNNNNNNNNNNNNNNNNNNNNNNNNNNNNNNNNNNNNNNNNNNNNNNNNNNNNNNNNNNNNNNNNNNNNNNNNNNNNNNNNNNNNNNNNNNNNNNNNNNNNNNNNNNNNNNNNNNNNNNNNNNNNNNNNNNNNNNNNNNNNNNNNNNNNNNNNNNNNNNNNNNNNNNNNNNNNNNNNNNNNNNNNNNNNNNNNNNNNNNNNNNNNNNNNNNNNNNNNNNNNNNNNNNNNNNNNNNNNNNNNNNNNNNNNNNNNNNNNNNNNNNNNNNNNNNNNNNNNNNNNNNNNNNNNNNNAATTTAATTTACCTTATACTTAACGCAAgtaaaccatctctttttctctgtttctgttggaGAGATCTCATTGACGATTCGTTTGCCACATGGGCAAATTAGAGGCATGTCAAAATCACCATCGGCTATGGCTTCTCGCCATGCTTGTAACTTCCTCGCCCTCTTCTGATCAGCATAGTATTGGTCGGCCTCAAATTGTTCCATAgtttgagaaggagagaaataGATCTAGGATCTGGATCTTCGACTTTGAAGATGAGAGAAGGAGAACTCGGTGTACTTTAGGTttcgaagaagaaaatgaatgaatgaCTGAGAATGAGCGTGAGTgaagatagataaaaaaataaaacttcatGCTGTcgtcaaaaaagaaagagaaaacgaaaTTCTGGCCACGTGTAAAAGATGTGTGCGTTCACACTGCGTGTTCACACACAATTTTACCGAGTAATGTGGTTGCACTAAACTTGCAAATAGTTGTACTTTAGAGGTTTCtcagtttaattagttttactaaACCTTAAcattactttttttagttttacagttgattaaacttaactaacatacaattacaaactttttgcaacttcataagttaaaacttataattctataacttttttCATGCTTACTTGGtaattatttacaaagtgacATTAAAAGTGTAAGGAAACACTTGTTGAGATtcttcaataaataaattaaaattggtatattttcgaaaattattcatttatagtaGAAACCTATGTAGAACATTTATACTATACAATATGTATTATACAATATGTATTGATTTTAGGTAGtaccaattttattatttttaccagTTTTATCTTAGTTCTGCCAGTTCTGCCAGTTCTACTCTCTCATATACAcatattttgaaagaagaaaatattaatagacttcaaattaagtttcaaattaagtttcaaaccaaacacaattgataCATGAAGAGGTGAATCAAACATGAACATTATCTCCAAATAACAACCATTGGAGTCCATGTCTCCGGCGCCTTTTATTCTGCGTCCTAGGTCGTTTTTGGTCGTTTTTCCCCAGCAGAtgcatacctttttgttttctttcttccccctCTTATTTTCCGACTCGGAGGTATGATCTCCATATCTTGGACGTCATCTAGGACATCCCATCGAGACTTATCAGGTACTAAATAAATTGTCCTGCAATATGCAATTGCCCACAGCTCCGTCCAATAATACTTAGAACACAACTCATGTAACTCGAAATCCTTACCTCCATATTTTTGGTATGTAATGAAAGACGCCAATGCATGCACACAAGGATACTTTTGTATATCGAAAAACCTACAACTGCAACTTCTCAATCGCAACTTCACCAAATAAGGCTTTCCGTCACTGTCAATGACATTGTATTCAAGCTCGAAACCATTTAGCTCTATCACCTTTAGTTTCTCAGCAGTTGCCCATAAATCATGTAAGTAGTTCTCCACTAAAGGCACCAATTTATTTGCGACTGATCCAGACACAGCATCTTTTCGATGTTCATTAAACCATTCAGAGaattttttaagtattgcaTCAAGCATGGGTATCAAGGAGTACCTCCTTGCATCTTTGAATACACTGTTCAACGATTCAACACAGTTGCTTGTGTCTaggttgtatctatctcctggaaAAACACATCGTGCCCATCTTTCTTTCTGGGTAGATTCTTCAAGATACTTGGCAGCAGAAGGATATCTTGTCGTAAAAGATGCGTAAGCAATGTTGAACTCAGCCACTGTGTAAAACCTACTACACTCCATGAATCTCCATGCAACAACGTCTTTGTTCACGTTACGAGCATAACCTTTCACATTTTGGGATAAATGccatatacaaaaaccatgatgagcCAGAGGATACACATTAGCTATAGCTTTTATGAGACTTGTATTTCTGTCAGTCATAAATACTATTTCAGAAGAATCCCCAACAACGGTtttcaacatctccaaaaaccaattccaacttgcatcattctcaccatcaagaacaccaaacgccaagggataatggtgacggttaggatcttgagccgacgcaaaaacaagaacaccctTATATCCGTTCTTTAGAAAAGTTGCATCCATAGTTATAACTTTCCTCATGACTTTAAATCCTTCAATGCTAGCTCCCAAAGCTATGAACAAgtacatgaatttattattctcattgcAATGCACATATGATCTTGTACCATGATTAACCTTCTCTAACATGTGCAGATAACATCGCAGCATCTTGTAGCTTTCTTCTGGGCTACCTTTCAAATCAGTAACAGCTTGATTTTTCCCTCTCAACGCCGTGGAATATGATATATCAACACCTAATTTTGTCTTGACAAGATCCATGATAATTTTCGGAGGTGGAGTTTCCATTTGCCCTGGATAATCACCATGTAAAAGAGAAGCAACTAATTTTGGAGTGCCTTGTCTCTTACTGTTGCTTGAACTTTGACTAGCCCGAGAGCATGTATGCATCTTGTTGTGCCTTCTAATCGAGAAAATATCTGTATCTCGAATCCTACCACCTCGTAAACCCCAGTTACATccttctttaggacatttgaccACATAACGCACCTTGTCCGACTTTactatttcaaaactaaaacagttagcgaatgaagctctatccaccacatcttgcaatgccttcttgtttggaaattcTTGAAGTTTAGTCAGATCCAAACCGTCATCCCATGGTTCAATATACTTACACGGTTCTACAACAGGGCGTGGCTCAGTAtattcatcaccttcatcacGTGATTCAGCTTCACCCTCTTTATTAGAATCACCCTctacagccttttctttgcctacGTAGACAACAATGGCGTTAGGTCCGATTTCACCATCCTTCGCATGTTGGTTTTCATAGTTCATACCAACAGAACTTTGGTCCCCTATGGGCACTGTGGGCACTGTGGGCACTATGGGCACTATGGGAACTTGCTCAGGCTGAGGCTCAGAAGGGATgacattcacaaacaacatacatcttcGCTTCTCATAATTAACGGAGTCTAGATAAATATTAACATTCTCATCATCATTAAGCTCACAATGCTCCAATGTTTCTACCAGTAGTGGCTTGTAGCTCAGCTGCAACTGAACGTTACTTTCAACAAACCCAAGCTTCCTCTGTATCCttgcttttaacatcaacaatgttatattcctcttaaacattatactatacatgCGTCCTTCATATTTAAAATGTAGGCTGACGTTCTCGCATATTGTATCCTGCCAaaccaaccaatataaaaaaatcataattagtacaactactagttttactagttttactaaaaATGCCAGTATTACCAGTTTCACCACCTTCTCTCTCCTATCAAAATCGAATCGAATGGTAGACGAGTTCTAATCGAGTTAATTCACTGAAATCGAAAGCCAAATCTCTTTCTTATCTAATAGATAGCTCAATCGACCCATAAACCTTTGTAAAACACCCAATGTGCTAAGCTTTCTTCGATCTAAATCCAATTGAATTTctatatttacaaatcaaaaacaaattcaaccaaaagcAACTCTAAAGTGAAGTAACGCACCTGcattttgaagaacaacttgatGCAACTTGATTTGGTGAAGAACGACAACAGTAGGAGCTCCAACGACGGAAGAATCATCGGCGGCTGGGTTGA from Camelina sativa cultivar DH55 chromosome 2, Cs, whole genome shotgun sequence includes the following:
- the LOC104748889 gene encoding uncharacterized protein LOC104748889, encoding MLKARIQRKLGFVESNVQLQLSYKPLLVETLEHCELNDDENVNIYLDSVNYEKRRCMLFVNVIPSEPQPEQVPIVPIVPTVPTVPIGDQSSVGMNYENQHAKDGEIGPNAIVVYVGKEKAVEGDSNKEGEAESRDEGDEYTEPRPVVEPLKSDKVRYVVKCPKEGCNWGLRGGRIRDTDIFSIRRHNKMHTCSRASQSSSNSKRQGTPKLVASLLHGDYPGQMETPPPKIIMDLVKTKLGVDISYSTALRGKNQAVTDLKGSPEESYKMLRCYLHMLEKVNHALGASIEGFKVMRKVITMDATFLKNGYKVFMTDRNTSLIKAIANVYPLAHHGFCIWHLSQNVKGYARNVNKDVVAWRFMECSRFYTVAEFNIAYASFTTRYPSAAKYLEESTQKERWARCVFPGDRYNLDTSNCVESLNSVFKDARRYSLIPMLDAILKKFSEWFNEHRKDAVSGSVANKLVPLVENYLHDLWATAEKLKVIELNGFELEYNVIDSDGKPYLVKLRLRSCSCRFFDIQKYPCVHALASFITYQKYGGKDFELHELCSKYYWTELWAIAYCRTIYLVPDKSRWDVLDDVQDMEIIPPSRKIRGGRKKTKRYASAGEKRPKTT